A genomic region of Camelus ferus isolate YT-003-E chromosome 11, BCGSAC_Cfer_1.0, whole genome shotgun sequence contains the following coding sequences:
- the FBXL15 gene encoding F-box/LRR-repeat protein 15, translating into MEPPMEPSGGEQEPGAVRLLDLPWEDVLLPHVLSRVPLRQLLRLQRVSRAFRALVQLHLAGLRRFDAAQVGPQIPRAALAWLLRDAEGLQELALAPCHEWLSDDDLVPVLARNPQLRSVALAGCGQLSRRTLGALAEGCPRLQRLSLAHCDWVDGLALRGLADRCPALEELDLTACRQLKDEAIVYLAQRRGAGLRILSLAVNANVGDAAVQELARNCPELEHLDLTGCLRVGSDGVRTLAEYCPALRSLRVRHCHHVAEPSLSRLRKRGVDIDVEPPLHQALVLLQDMAGFAPFVNLQV; encoded by the exons ATGGAGCCACCGATGGAGCCGTCCGGAGGGGAGCAAGAGCCCGGAGCCGTCAG GCTCCTGGACCTGCCCTGGGAAGACGTGCTGCTCCCACACGTCCTGAGCCGGGTTCCACTGCGCCAGCTACTCCGGCTGCAGCGCGTCAGCCGGGCCTTCCGGGCGCTGGTGCAGCTGCACCTGGCTGGGCTGCGCCGTTTCGACGCCGCTCAG GTGGGTCCACAGATCCCGCGGGCCGCATTGGCCTGGCTGCTGCGGGACGCTGAGGGGCTGCAGGAGCTGGCGCTGGCGCCATGTCACGAATGGCTGTCGGACGACGATCTGGTGCCGGTGCTGGCGCGGAATCCGCAGCTTCGGAGTGTGGCGCTGGCCGGCTGCGGGCAACTGAGCCGCCGCACGCTAGGGGCGCTGGCCGAGGGCTGCCCCCGCCTGCAGCGCCTATCGCTTGCGCACTGTGACTGGGTAGATGGGTTGGCGCTGCGCGGCCTCGCTGACCGCTGTCCAGCCCTCGAGGAGCTGGACCTCACCGCCTGCCGACAGCTCAAGGATGAGGCCATCGTGTACCTGGCGCAGAGGCGAGGCGCAGGCCTCCGCATCCTCTCGCTGGCGGTCAATGCCAATGTGGGGGACGCCGCTGTCCAGGAATTGGCTCGGAACTGCCCAGAACTCGAGCACCTCGACCTAACCGGCTGCCTCCGCGTCGGAAGCGACGGTGTCAG gacatTGGCGGAGTACTGCCCGGCACTGCGCTCACTGCGGGTGCGGCACTGCCACCATGTGGCGGAGCCCAGCCTGAGCCGCTTGCGGAAGCGCGGCGTCGACATCGACGTGGAACCGCCCCTGCATCAGGCGCTGGTGCTGCTGCAGGACATGGCGGGCTTTGCACCCTTTGTCAACCTGCAGGTCTGA
- the CUEDC2 gene encoding CUE domain-containing protein 2 isoform X2 encodes MELERIVSAALLAFVQMHLPEADLRGTIGDMMQKLSGQLSGARNKENLQPKSSDVQSQVSISPEPLQRPEKLKEETRSSPAAAAAAGDTQDEAAGTEEELLPGVDVLLEVFPTCSVEQAQWVLAKARGDLEEAVQMLVEGKEEGPPAWDGPNQDLPRQLRGPQKDELKSFILQKYMMVDSAEDQKIHRPMAPKEAPKKLIRYIDNQIVSTKGERFKDVRNPEAEEMKATYINLKPARKYRFH; translated from the exons ATGGAGCTGGAGAGGATTGTCAGCGCAGCCCTCCTGGCCTTTGTCCAGATGCACCTTCCAGAAGCTGACCTCAG GGGTACAATAGGGGACATGATGCAGAAGCTCTCAGGGCAGTTGAGTGGTGCCAGGAACAAAG AGAACCTGCAACCAAAGAGCTCTGATGTCCAAAGTCAGGTATCCATATCCCCAGAGCCCTTGCAGAGGCCTGAAAAGCTTAAAGAAGAGACTAGGtcttctcctgctgctgctgctgctgctggggatACCCAAGATGAG GCAGCCGGCACTGAGGAGGAGCTGCTGCCGGGGGTGGATGTACTCCTGGAGGTGTTCCCTACCTGTTCGGTGGAGCAGGCCCAGTGGGTTCTGGCCAAAGCTCGGGGAGACTTGGAAGAAGCTGTGCAGATGCTGgtagaggggaaggaggaggggcctCCAGCTTGGGATGGCCCCAACCAG GACCTGCCCAGGCAACTCAGAGGCCCCCAGAAGGATGAGCTGAAGTCCTTCATCCTGCAGAA GTACATGATGGTGGATAGTGCAGAAGATCAGAAGATTCACCGGCCCATGGCTCCCAAGGAG GCCCCCAAGAAGTTAATCCGGTACATCGACAACCAGATAGTGAGCACCAAAGGGGAGCGATTCAAAGATGTGCGGAACCCTGAAGCTGAGGAGATGAAGGCCACATACATCAACCTCAAGCCAGCCAGAAAGTACCGCTTCCACTGA
- the CUEDC2 gene encoding CUE domain-containing protein 2 isoform X1: MELERIVSAALLAFVQMHLPEADLSGLDEVIFSYVLGVLEDLGPSGPSEENFDMEAFTEMMEAYVPGFAHIPRGTIGDMMQKLSGQLSGARNKENLQPKSSDVQSQVSISPEPLQRPEKLKEETRSSPAAAAAAGDTQDEAAGTEEELLPGVDVLLEVFPTCSVEQAQWVLAKARGDLEEAVQMLVEGKEEGPPAWDGPNQDLPRQLRGPQKDELKSFILQKYMMVDSAEDQKIHRPMAPKEAPKKLIRYIDNQIVSTKGERFKDVRNPEAEEMKATYINLKPARKYRFH, encoded by the exons ATGGAGCTGGAGAGGATTGTCAGCGCAGCCCTCCTGGCCTTTGTCCAGATGCACCTTCCAGAAGCTGACCTCAG CGGCTTGGATGAAGTCATCTTCTCCTACGTGCTTGGGGTCCTGGAGGACCTGGGTCCCTCAGGCCCATCAGAGGAGAACTTTGATATGGAGGCCTTCACTGAAATGATGGAGGCCTATGTGCCTGGCTTCGCCCACATCCCAAg GGGTACAATAGGGGACATGATGCAGAAGCTCTCAGGGCAGTTGAGTGGTGCCAGGAACAAAG AGAACCTGCAACCAAAGAGCTCTGATGTCCAAAGTCAGGTATCCATATCCCCAGAGCCCTTGCAGAGGCCTGAAAAGCTTAAAGAAGAGACTAGGtcttctcctgctgctgctgctgctgctggggatACCCAAGATGAG GCAGCCGGCACTGAGGAGGAGCTGCTGCCGGGGGTGGATGTACTCCTGGAGGTGTTCCCTACCTGTTCGGTGGAGCAGGCCCAGTGGGTTCTGGCCAAAGCTCGGGGAGACTTGGAAGAAGCTGTGCAGATGCTGgtagaggggaaggaggaggggcctCCAGCTTGGGATGGCCCCAACCAG GACCTGCCCAGGCAACTCAGAGGCCCCCAGAAGGATGAGCTGAAGTCCTTCATCCTGCAGAA GTACATGATGGTGGATAGTGCAGAAGATCAGAAGATTCACCGGCCCATGGCTCCCAAGGAG GCCCCCAAGAAGTTAATCCGGTACATCGACAACCAGATAGTGAGCACCAAAGGGGAGCGATTCAAAGATGTGCGGAACCCTGAAGCTGAGGAGATGAAGGCCACATACATCAACCTCAAGCCAGCCAGAAAGTACCGCTTCCACTGA